AAGTACAAAATGttcgtgtatatatatacattaaaaaattgattttgaatcctTAGAATcaaatagagaaacaaaaaaaataaacatactGTGTGGTAAAATTGGAATGTGATGTTGGTGATGAGAGTGaccatgaagaagaagaagaagacggacGCCAACTCTTAAGCTGAATCTGGTAATCTTACTGGCAAGTTAGCTTTCCTGTGACCCCTTTGACCAGACCGTCTGTCTCTTCCTCGTCTTCTAGGCGGCGTTGCTCTTCCACTTGACATTTTTCTAGGCAAATCGCTGCTGATTAAAACTGGTGGAGGCGGCgaaggtggtggaggaggaaaaTTAGGCACCGGAGGTCGTTGCCTTGCAAATCTTTCTTGTTCTGCTCGGTGATATCTCTGCATTTGAGAGTTCGATACAAACGGGTAATGATAGAGTCAGGATCTTTTTACTAACTCTACTTTTAGGCTAAGTCAGCATGAGACGAAAAAATCACCTGAACTACAAAATTGCGTCTTTCACAATCAAGGAACATGCTTACTGTCCAGTTTGTTTTTGCTGCGATCTTATCTCTTACTGTTGAGAAACTGATTTGATCTCTAGAAGTGAATCGGTCAACTTCGTTGAACCAAAGACAAGTGAAGAGGTTGCTTATGGGAACATGCTCTCTTAAAATGACACAACCCTCGGGTACGTCTGCATAGCCCAACCATATAGTTGTCTATATTATTAGTGTTTGATCCCGAAAAGGGGATTTTAGACAGAATAAGCTAAAGAGACATACCGCTTGTGATTGGGAGCTTTGCGACAGAATAAGGGGTTAACCCTTCGTTCTTGTAAAAATCCACTTGAAAGTCGATAGAAGCATTATCATATTTACCAGCAGCTTTATTTGCTTCGGCTTCCACTAAGACATCAAATCGTTTGTAATGTCTAGAAATAGCAAAAGTAGCATTTTTCCTCCACAAGAATCTGATGAGAAGAGATGTCAGTTAAATTGCTGCAGTCCAGAAACATAACCACCAAGCTTAAGGCCTTCTAAACTCAAACCGTTAACTTATCTGAAACAACTGAATATTTTTAACGTACTTGAATGTTAAGTACGTATAGCTAGCTGCTTAAGGAAATTCAcctaagaagaaaaaaggggTGGAACTAGCAGATTCCTACCACAAGAATTCACTAATATGATTAGAGGAATGGTTGGTGTTTGGTAAATGCTGGAAGCTGCATAGCCACCACAATTGAAAATGGTTGCAGTGGAATATTGGGAACACTACATACAGCATATCACTAGAGTTTTCTTGGGATTCATCTTACACtgagaaaaaatatgataGGCCTCACCTTTCAAGAATTTGATATGGATCGACGACAAGTTCTAGTTTTCCGTCAATCCATAAAGAATAGCGAGCATTTGGAAACATCCTATGGACAAGAAGCTTGGGCACCTACAAGAGAACAAAGCATCAGCATATCAATGGCATTtatattctctctctttactcTGTCCATTTTGGAATCAGCCATGTGCCGTGACCCGTGAGATCTATGTTGTATATTCAAATCTGATTTTCTTGGGTTTCTATGAAGAAGAACTTTTTGCTCTCCAATTAGTAGTAACAACTTCAAGCCTGATCTAAAGCAAAAGGATGTTGTTACAGCAGTGTGGGTACAGTACTTTTGGAGAAAGACTGTAATAATAAGGGGAACTATCTAGCACGTCATTAAGTTCATGTTTCAGTTTGGACTAACTTCGTGCATAATATCTTCCATAAACTTTCTTATCTGAAAGATAGGTGTATTTACCTTTCCATTGCGCCTTCCATCTGAATAGGGGAGAttatgaacaacaacaactctcCATATCCCTACTTTCTTATTGCCATCAAGGCCTCGTTCTCTCTTCAAAATTGATTCAGTCTCTTCATCAACAAACATGTAGAAGCAAACTGTTTCCTCCGCATATTTACTGATATTTTGTGGGGCTTTTACATCATCAAAAGCATCTGAAAAATGATAGAGAGATTCTAATATTAGAAACACGCAGAAATGGGAGTGGATTGATTGactacaaaacagaaaaggatCATGCAAAACACTACCAAATACTGCTGAAGCAACAACTATCCCACGACACTGCTTCATTTCAAGAAGATCTGCCTCATCAATGTCAAATCCTGTATTTCGACCAGGTTGAGGTCCTTTGACAAACCTGATGGAACAATCATCAACACAAAttcgaaaaaaagaagacaggGGAAGTAAACCAAGGCCACAAAGATACTCACCCACAATGTACACTCATTGTTTCTTTAATGTCAAAAGAATCATTCCTATGTTTCAAAGTAGGATAACCACCAAAATCTGACCCTCCAAACTCTGTCTCTCTGTTTAACGgttcttcatatatatacgttAAGTTCTTAAGAACAGGGGAAAATGATGGGGCATTTGGCATCAAGGCAACTGCTTCTTCTACTGGAAGGTAACATACCGGGCATGCTGAAATCAAAAACCAGGCAAACAAACCAATACTCTTACAAAACATCTATACAGCAGTAAATCTCAGATCTTTTCAACCATCACAACAACAATTCACAACAACAATCTTGTAGTGATCTcagaaaagaaacagaaaaatggGAAGAAATCAGAAATCAAGACTAAATATCTTACGGCGTGGTCCTGTTCTTTTCCTGTCTGCTGGTGGGGGAGGTAAAGTGAAACTGTTACAAGGATGACCTTGAGGAAGCGAATAACCAAGAAAATGTATAGGAGGAGGAGGGAACACAATAACTTCTTTTGCCTTGAACGATATATTTCCAATATTCATGTTTAGCTCTTCATTTGTTTGTAACATATTTGAATAATTTACGCCTGAACTGCCATTGAAATGAAGACTCGGAGGACCTTGACCTTCCTGACTATCTTCACCTAGTtacaaaaaaccaaaagaacatTCACAACCATCTCAAGCCTGATTGTTCATaaacttcaaatcaaataCATTCTAGCTCTAAGTAGCATTATGATCACCACTCTACACAACATTTGGTTCCACAATTCTaatccaaaacaaacacattgGTACACAAAAGCATACTAAAATTATTCAGCTGAACCAATAGTTATCCCAACTTAGAAACTAAATCCACAAGCTAAACTACCATGAGTACCCAAAATCGTCGAGAATCGATTTACCTTTTCCGACGTAAAGGACGCGAAGGAAGACGACGGCGGAGattaagaagagaagcaaCATGCCAACCTTCTTACGACCAGCGAATTTGCAGATCCAATGTACAATACCTTCTCTATCTTTCTGCATCTTAGATGGTTTGGTACGCGTCGTGGTAGTGATCTGGATAGGTAAAACGACGCCGTTAAGTCCCGTCTTCTCCAAGGAACCATAGCTACTGGATCGAACACCCAATCCAGTCATCGTTCCCTTTACCTTCCCCTttaaatcatcatcactccattaaaaaaaatctcccACACCAAACTTGAATTCGATGTCTTCTTCACTCAAATTCAGATCAACAAGTTACCAAGGATATTGTTCAAGTTATCCCAAATTCGATTCTGGGTTCTGATCTACAAAATTGAGCTCGAATAGAATCgaatcaaaagaatcaatgaaatgaaatggGAGAATCAGAAGGAAGGAGACACAGATCAAAGAGAATCTTcggatgaagaagataacaaaaatctaGGGTTTGTGATTGGTAGATATGGTTTTTATTCGtcagaattttcaaaaaattcaatgaaTCTCACACACAAGCCATTAACAaaggcaaacaaaaaaagtcacTCTCTCTCGCCCTtctctaacaaacaaaaaaatactgTCAAAAATTTGGACgatgaaataaacaaataaataaaaaatacataattccgcgttaacaaaaacaaaaaggcaATTTTGATAATTCTTCTATCCAATTTTTGTCtatttctacatttttaaaatttttgtcTGTGTCTTATTTCTTTATAACTTGAttcaaaaaattgttaattaatGTATGTAATAAGCCCTaatataaatccaaaattaaaaacattgtctgtaaaaaaaaaattggttagtCAAATCTTTTGATATGACTAGTGAGTATTACTAATTTACAAATTAACGAAAATTTAAGCACgttataaatttgattataaaatgaaaatctcTGTCTTTCtatgtaattaaaaataaattatcttgTATTACACTTGGCGATTTGTTACTGGATGGGCGGggaaaattttaacatataatTAAGAAGCTTAGAAAATTAAGAGGCTATTATTGTTGTCCAAACACTCATGTATCATTATAGAGTTTGTGACAACTaagatttcttaaaattaaatgaacCGGAaacatttgtttaatttaatctCTACCTAGCAGCCACTTATGAATCATGTCATTATTGGTCGTATCTGTCGCTCTAAATTATAGTActattgtttagttttttttttgtttactacaTTCGTTtcattataatatatagttttcattttctcttttaatgtgttcttgattttttttgcaCATGATATAGTCTTAATAATATTGACATAAAATGATATTGTCTTACTAATAttgatgtttatttttttctagtaACTCTGATCTGTCTTAACTCATTATATAGTCTTGACCACACAAGCATACTAAAATAGTATTGAGTATGTCAGTaggatatataaatttaaaatataaatttttattcattatggaaaattataaatgaatGGATTTGTAGATGTTTGGTAAAAAAAGGTAAACGtgttctttaaaaaaaaatgaaaactaaaaaaaaatgttcagTTACAacactaaaatttaaaacatacgtgagtatttttgtttttttatcaacccattatatatctcttctttttccttatacatatttttgtcaCAATTTTTCGTACATTTTGCCTATTATTATTTCTCGTGTTGTATATATCATTACATACTGCATCGTAAATTAATTAAAGCTTtacattttataataaaatggtaAACTGAATTTCACcttatataaaacattaaaacatatatactaataaatacaaataatcaacgaaaaaaaactaacaaatagagagaaaatggtTTAGAAATACTATGAAATTACGATTAGGTAAACGGATATAACTAAGCAAAGTGAGCTACAAATCCAATACAGAGCCAAAGATAGTGCCTTATCATAAGAAAAGTTGATGGATTCATCATTCATCCCATCTCTGTTGGCATATAGAAAAATGATATCATTAAGCAAAAGaattagaaggaaaaaaagttacaTCGGTTGATTAAGACAATTTTCCTGATTGCTCGCATTTATATGGCCATTGCTTGTGGTTGTAGTCTCATAGTCATAATACATACTCTCATTGTCCAGTTTCGTTTAAAGATGACTTCATTTATAGGTGGTTGCGGTTGGGAAATGAGAGTCTTTAGTGCTAAGCCTTtaagacatttttttgtttgtatttttagaTGAACCTAAAACGTGACAGTATATTTGATTGATCCAACAGTAATAAAAGAGCTTAAACCGGAATCAAACGTGACACTCTATTACTTCTACTTGTCGGTTTTAATTTCGTCTCGTTTCAAAATCGTTCTATGTAGGTTTAGCACGTTATGATGATAGATTCATCAGAACAAGTTTAATGTGACGTCTATGTGTAGCTAATTCTGATCTGTATTCGGTGAGTCTGTCGTAAAAAGTCAATGGTCAACAATATAAACATGGGATTGACAATTTgacatcaaaccaaaattctgATAATAGTAATCACTTGCAATTACCGAAACCGGAATATACCGGTTTACTTATCGgttttaattgatattttcttcGGGAACAGATTCGTCCCAGAAGAACTctctgtgaagaagaagaagaagaaagatggagaagaaatctCAGATTTCGTCAACGGAAGCTGTTTTCCTTGGAGCTCTAGCTCCAGGCGTTAATGTCTGTACTAATTTCTCTTCGAATTCTTGTTACCTCTTTGTGGATGTTTggttaaaaccctaatttggaTCGTGATTTTGTCCAGGGTCCAACATGGAACACATTGAGATTCGCGTTTCTGCTACTGGGTCTATGTCTAGCTTTCATGCTCTCTGTAGCTTTCACCAGTGGCCAATCAATGTTGCTTGTTCATGTTGGCTTTCTCATTGTTATCGCATCTACTCTCTTTATCCTCCTCAATTGGTATGTCAATTTTTGCTTCTCTtatctcaattttgtttgagCTTTTTCTGTGTTGATTCCTGTTGAAACTTTTCGTTactttctagggttttagaCGAATAAGTAATTAGATCTGATACAAAACTTTCTCCAGTGTCTTATTGTGTTGTTGATCAATCCTTGAGTTGTTCAATTTAAGGATTCGAACATATTTCTCTACATTGCTGTTATCTTGAAGCTGAAGGTGTTCCTGTTGCATTGTTTTAATGAGTTATTCTTCATCATGATCTTTGTGCTATTGAGTTAGATATCAGATAAGGGTTCTCAGTTCTCATAGTTTTGTATTTCCTTAGAAAATATCACATCTTTGTGTTATCTTACTGTTACCTGTCTGTTCTCTAAGGTTTCTAAGATTCTAATAGGGTTTTACTTATGCATCTTGAAGAGTATATTAAGTATTAACCTTCACTAGATGCTTAGTTGCTTACAATGCCTATTCTTCTGTAGGTTTCTTGCTCAGACAGGCTTAGTACAAGTGGAAACACAAATGCAGGAGCTGAATTTGTTACCGAATGATAAAACCAAATGATCATGGTCACACCGGTAGAAGCAGACGCTTGTGTAACAGAACAACAGTTAACAACAGATATATCAAGCAAATATGAGGACTGGATTGGTACAACAAGAAGATCCAGTTTCTATTGTTGGTACATAGCATTTACTTTCTCATTACTCTTCCTTAGTTCTCCtgtcttttgttgttttctttctttgatttgagaaGACAGCCTTCATCGTGATCAGGATTTGATTTGCTCAATTCTCCAACATtagtttctctgttttggtttgtacCTGCTTTTAGGAAGCTATTCCAGACTAAGTTTATACCTCCCATGTAAAAAGAGGATTATTATTGTATAAAGATTGTTCTCATACTTACACTTGTTTATAATGGTCTCAAGGCTAATCTCATATACATTcctcaagaaaccaaagaagttgatggtttcaaaaactttcaagtttcttctctttgtttgtttatgtacAACCAAACCATCTCTTAATATGATTTTCCATTCTCGTGAAAATTTGAGAAACAGTacacaaagagagaagaaataacTATAGTTGTCACAACTTGTCAACTTAGGACAGTTTCTTGAAAACTCACTCACTCGCATCTTTAGTTGTTCATATATGCAGGAGGAGGTCCTCTTAGCCTCTGACCGTTCTCATTCAGCCACTCTTTTTCTCTCAGAAATCTAAGAAACGGTCCGGGATCGTCACTGAAGCCATAAGGATTTGTTGTGCTTTGTTGAACGTTGCCGAGCTTCTCTCCTCTAGATTCATGGTCTTCCATGTAGAGCTGAGGGTGAAACGTTGAGTTTTGAGAAGAATCGTTTGGTGTCCCGTACCTAGCTAAGAGACTGAACTTGGAAGAGCCATGAGCCATAAAGTTTCTCAAATTGTTTGTTCCCTGAGCTTGATAGGAATAGGCTGGTCCAAGATTCCTACTTTCTCTGTACCGACGTAACcattcagaagaagaaatcccAACAAAGGGTGGGTTTGTGTATGGCTTCATGATACCGGGGAGTTCCATATATCGTGTCTGATCATAGAAGCTCTCTGCTTTGTTAGTACTAGCGTCATTATGAAACCAAGAAGCGTCTTCAGGCAGTAGTGGAGCAGACGGAGTAGGAGGCGAATAGGAAGACGCAGGATGCTCGGTGCTGCTATTGATGGAGAGACTATCAAAGGCTGAGACAGGACCTGTTTCATCAATAGGGCCCAATCCGTTTGGTTTACTTAAACCGAGTCGtcctttctctttgttcttgtcAACCACCCACGCGCTCAGCGATGGAGGTCTTCCTGAGACAGTGCCTTCTTCGAGATGCAAATGTTGTGGATCCGTGTCCTTAAGACCTTGCGTAAAGCTGAAACTTTCAGACCCAATGAGTGATAAGGTACGTCTTAGGCTGTCATTGGATGTAGTTGTTTGATTTCCTGAAGTTGTGCAATCAGAGCTAAGTGGCTTTGCTGCAATGCCAGAAGAATATATTGGAGCAGATTGACACCTTACGAGCGGCTTGAGAAGAAtgacttcttcctcttctacaGGAACAGATCTTTCATTCTCCAAAGGAATGATTTCAACTGGTCCAATAGTAACGCATTTTCTGTTTCTACCCTCTCCATTTCCATGAAAGAGCTCTCCGTTGCTTTGCAATTCACCCGAAGTTGTGTAGAAATGAGTCCGTTGATTGTCAAAGAATAGCCACTTTTGAGAACCCTTCTTCTGCCTAGTTGTGATATCAATTGCTGAACTAATAATCCGTTGAAGACGAAGCTCCTTCCCTCTATCAAAACTCTCTCTAAGATCCATATTACTTGAGAAATCCAAAAGTGCATGTATGGGAGCCAGAGGAGCCAAGGACTTCAGTTCATGATCTTCCCAGAGAGCTAACAACGTTTTAGCAGGGCAGTTTTTGTCTTTCACCTTTAACTGGTTCAAGATATCAACGAGTTTGCCAAAGAAGTAAGATATTGCACTCTTGCTCTTCTCATCAAACCtgcattcttcttcttcttcttctaccttgTCAAGCAGAAACGGTAAGTAGTCTAGAAATACAAGTAGAGCAGGTAAGAGAGGGCAAGAATCCAAGGGAGTTGTCTTCAAACATCTCTCAACAACTCGCCCCATGACGATAAACACCATAGTTAATGCTAAATTTGTTAGCTTAACTTCCTCTTTCACGATGTCGGATCCATTAGCCTCTGCTAAATTGTGGAAGATGTAGATAAAAACCGCAACAATTTGGAGGATTTTATAAGGTCCCTTTCTCGCCGTGTCCATAAATTGATAAGACTCCAACATGGCTTCTAGATTTCTATCATCTGCTGCAAACGCTGCATCCAGTTCTCTTATAGTTGATGCAAATGCCCGACCAAACTCatcaaaactgaaacaaacCAGAGAGAAGTGAAGAGAAGAACAGTTTTGGAGAAAGGCTCATCAAGAGCTTGAGCTAAAAGAGGAGATAATGTTGTACTTCAGTCAAATGTTACTCATAGTCCAAACTGACCTGGatttaaggaaaaagaagCTAGTTGTTCGAACAACCAGGGGCCATAAATCAATTCCGGCAACTAGTTCTCCTTTTGCTTTTGACAAATCTCGTTCCTTCACAGAAACTTTTTTCTCTGATGGGTTTAAGTAGTTAAACTCTGCATCAGTAGACAGAGACTGCAATGGAGATGACCTGTTCTGTAGTAGTTGAAACAAGCATTTTGAGCAATGTAAGGCAAAGACAATCTCATTGCAGATAACAGAGAAGTATCAGTGGATCAATCACCTtctcaaacaacaaaagaagattgttCGAAGCACCAGGAAAAGGCTCTTTCACAGCTAAGCTTCTTACGCAGTGATACAGAGCCAATAACTCATCACTAACATATGTGGCCAATACAGCTAGCTACACAAATGTAAGAAAACCACTCAGAAACGGCAAATGACAAAAGAAAGTAATGGAAGAAGAATTAGTTACCTGGTTATGAGGATTTCCACTATCAGGCCAAGATTTTGCAGCTTCAAGATAGTAAGTAGCTGCAGTTGACCAATTAGGATGTTCATGTGCTTTCAGATATTGTTCTTGATACCTTTGAAGATCTCCAAGACAAATGTAGAAACGATGGCATAAGAATCTGCTTTTTTGCTCTCCTGATTCCTCGGAGAGTCTGTGGTAATATCCTCTGACTTTGGAAATCAGATTCTGGTAAAACTCAGCTGCTTTTGACAGAAACAACTTGAATGCTTTCATATGCTTGGCATGATCATTTGTTTTAAGGCCTTTACGAAACTCATCGATGTGTTTATAGTGGAGTTTCCAGAGACAGAACTCTACTTCTTGAAGCTCTTCGTGTTGGAGATTGCTTTTAAAGATTTGCTCGTAGGTCGAACCAGCTTTCGCGTATAATTCTGAAACATCGGTATGCAATATAGTCTTTGAATGGATTAATGTCCATAGCTGTTTCTCAATGTTATTAACCTGAGAATAAAAAACATCATTCAATTGTGTGTTCATCTACAGAAACAGTAAGATTCtttaagcaaaagaaacaagcTTTACCTCAACAAGAAAgttaggtttttgtttctgatcaGCTGAATTAGCTTCCATGATCTTTGGAATCAGACAAATATATCTCAGACAAGTGTTCGAAATTTGAAGACAGAGCACAAAAGCAGCCTGAGAAACTAACAGAGATTCAGAATTTTCTCATAAacaggaagaagatgagcatTTCATTGATGGCATAAGCAAAGATTCAGGACCAGAACACTGTGGCAATTATAAAGCAGAGTGCTTGGTCTACAAGAAATCTGAATAAGCTCAAAGCCACAAGCTTTGAGTGAAAACCATGAAACCCAGATGATGAAATTCAAGAAGTACAGAGACAAAAGCAAcaatggaagaaaaaacagagaaagaagaacacaCAAGAGATATCACAATCAGAGAAGCAGAGTAGagaggggaagaagaaaatcgaAGGAGAGAGTTGAGTCTTTATGGAAAACGAAAagacgaagaggaagagagactTTACCAGAAGAAACCTTGACGTACGGAGATTGGAACAACAAAGGGGAAGGAAGAAGCCAAGGGAAGTGTGTCAcatggaagagagagattgcTCAGTTGTGAAACGGACAAATTAGAAAGGtagctgatgatgatgttgatgaattaatgatgatgatgatcatgatcatggAGAAATGGAGGTGCATAGGTGGATACATATCTAATCCATTatctcacttcttcttcttctaagtgCGCCCACCTATTGCTTTGTTTCTCCtctaaactaatttttttacattttctccttaaatttaatttaacaaTGTAATGCATATTAATCCTATGTAAAAAGAAGTTTAGAGGAAACAAAAGTTACCCACTACTTAATATTCCTTGACGTTTAAGCTAAACCTTCCTTTATCCTAAAGTCCTAACTATGTCATGACTTTAGGGATATAGTAATCCTATGCGAATTAATTTATGTAATGATACCTATAATTATAAAAGCATCAATATGAGCTTTATAGTGatctttcaaaataaaacatccGTTGAATTTTTCAGACTcaatagtaaaagaaaatttcgtCTGACCagaatttgaatatatatcatcacgactgaaaattaaataaatttatcaacGGCTGAACCTAATCGAAGAAAATAGTTTGTTCAAAGACccaaaaaagttataaaaacataacaaaataaatatttaagagGATTTGTAAATTGATGTGGAAAATAGTAAATAAGAATACCTTgattttttgtccaaaaaataaataaaaaatacctTGATTATCCGagtgttttctaaaaattgtATGAAATTCAAGtgctaattttattatattttatcaaaaaaactGTTAATCTTATTAATATGATCATGCACCATCGCCTTCCAACTTTCAAAATAGATAATCTTATTAATATGAaataaactgaaacaaaacatttattgaGAATAGACTCTGGTTCAAACACATACACTTTGTGTATATATTGTGGgacataacattttttttaatatattgatGAATTGCGTAACTCCATGATTTGCTAGAAATATTTCCacaagaaattattattttttgtgtgtgtgtgtgactGTGTGGGTGTGTTTATTGATATACTCACATATGATAATCTAAACTATTAGGTGTAAAAAGAtgataaaagtttaaaagttCCAAGATATCTGCACCTTAGTCATAATTTAACTAGTTTAATTAAGGAATTGATATTCCCACAAATCACAGATTAGCTACAATTGTTTGTCACTTGACATCACCTCAAAAGATGACTTGTCTTTTTGGTTATGGATGGACCCAATGcgtattaaaaacaaagacaaacaatACACGTAATTGAATGGAAATTTACCAACACAACTTTCTTCATatttatcatttaaaaataaatgactaAAGAGAGGAAATATCTTTGATGATTGGTGTCAACATTTGATGATAGATACACatgcatattattttttactgactttcctttataaaaaaaaacgttattGTTGGGAATTATATTCAAAAGCATCCCATGATGCCATGATGATGGTGTCTATGTATAGACATTTCAAAACGGCAGCTGGAAACTGTATTCGCGTTATAATATGTATCTTAAATCTCGCTAGTGTTTATACTACTCCATAGATATCGATTTGCGACGATAAGTACGAGACTAGAATAGTGGCTTTGGTATTGACTTTTTCTATATCGAATTATAGAATAATTGTATGATTAACTTCTTAATGACAATAGACATTCGAACCAATTACACGCGGGCAACGAACGTTGTAGTAGTTGTTCGCTACGTGATTTGACCCATTTCTCTCATTGTTAtcattatgaaaatattttacgaAACTTTTAGTCCGACATCTTACACTGTTTTACTAACTGCAGCTCTCGTCTTTGCTCTTCATGGCATTTTATGGAGTACTACATCGCATTATTGTACATTCAATAATGGAGTTCTTAAATGAGATTATAAATGGTttgactgttttttttataaagatgatgtacttataattttaaaattaactgGTAGTAAATATATTGATATGTAtgtatcatttatatattggtTCATATCCCATTTGAATTCAAAATAGTGaaattattaacattttcCATGGTTTTTTCGGTGAATTATATTGTCTAGTCTATTTCGAATTGAATTTAATCTTAAATCCGCATCATTCTCTATTTTGGATCAATAATCTGATTTTATACTATGTGAACCAATTGACAATCAGTATATATGTTACCTCGCTTGACACATAACTAAATGAGATTAAAAAT
This sequence is a window from Arabidopsis thaliana chromosome 1 sequence. Protein-coding genes within it:
- a CDS encoding Telomerase activating protein Est1 (Telomerase activating protein Est1; CONTAINS InterPro DOMAIN/s: Telomerase activating protein Est1 (InterPro:IPR019458); BEST Arabidopsis thaliana protein match is: Telomerase activating protein Est1 (TAIR:AT5G19400.2); Has 35333 Blast hits to 34131 proteins in 2444 species: Archae - 798; Bacteria - 22429; Metazoa - 974; Fungi - 991; Plants - 531; Viruses - 0; Other Eukaryotes - 9610 (source: NCBI BLink).), whose product is MEANSADQKQKPNFLVEVNNIEKQLWTLIHSKTILHTDVSELYAKAGSTYEQIFKSNLQHEELQEVEFCLWKLHYKHIDEFRKGLKTNDHAKHMKAFKLFLSKAAEFYQNLISKVRGYYHRLSEESGEQKSRFLCHRFYICLGDLQRYQEQYLKAHEHPNWSTAATYYLEAAKSWPDSGNPHNQLAVLATYVSDELLALYHCVRSLAVKEPFPGASNNLLLLFEKNRSSPLQSLSTDAEFNYLNPSEKKVSVKERDLSKAKGELVAGIDLWPLVVRTTSFFFLKSSFDEFGRAFASTIRELDAAFAADDRNLEAMLESYQFMDTARKGPYKILQIVAVFIYIFHNLAEANGSDIVKEEVKLTNLALTMVFIVMGRVVERCLKTTPLDSCPLLPALLVFLDYLPFLLDKVEEEEEECRFDEKSKSAISYFFGKLVDILNQLKVKDKNCPAKTLLALWEDHELKSLAPLAPIHALLDFSSNMDLRESFDRGKELRLQRIISSAIDITTRQKKGSQKWLFFDNQRTHFYTTSGELQSNGELFHGNGEGRNRKCVTIGPVEIIPLENERSVPVEEEEVILLKPLVRCQSAPIYSSGIAAKPLSSDCTTSGNQTTTSNDSLRRTLSLIGSESFSFTQGLKDTDPQHLHLEEGTVSGRPPSLSAWVVDKNKEKGRLGLSKPNGLGPIDETGPVSAFDSLSINSSTEHPASSYSPPTPSAPLLPEDASWFHNDASTNKAESFYDQTRYMELPGIMKPYTNPPFVGISSSEWLRRYRESRNLGPAYSYQAQGTNNLRNFMAHGSSKFSLLARYGTPNDSSQNSTFHPQLYMEDHESRGEKLGNVQQSTTNPYGFSDDPGPFLRFLREKEWLNENGQRLRGPPPAYMNN
- a CDS encoding strawberry notch protein (DUF616) (Protein of unknown function (DUF616); CONTAINS InterPro DOMAIN/s: Protein of unknown function DUF616 (InterPro:IPR006852); BEST Arabidopsis thaliana protein match is: Protein of unknown function (DUF616) (TAIR:AT1G53040.2); Has 322 Blast hits to 322 proteins in 41 species: Archae - 14; Bacteria - 34; Metazoa - 0; Fungi - 4; Plants - 225; Viruses - 1; Other Eukaryotes - 44 (source: NCBI BLink).), giving the protein MTGLGVRSSSYGSLEKTGLNGVVLPIQITTTTRTKPSKMQKDREGIVHWICKFAGRKKVGMLLLFLISAVVFLRVLYVGKGEDSQEGQGPPSLHFNGSSGVNYSNMLQTNEELNMNIGNISFKAKEVIVFPPPPIHFLGYSLPQGHPCNSFTLPPPPADRKRTGPRPCPVCYLPVEEAVALMPNAPSFSPVLKNLTYIYEEPLNRETEFGGSDFGGYPTLKHRNDSFDIKETMSVHCGFVKGPQPGRNTGFDIDEADLLEMKQCRGIVVASAVFDAFDDVKAPQNISKYAEETVCFYMFVDEETESILKRERGLDGNKKVGIWRVVVVHNLPYSDGRRNGKVPKLLVHRMFPNARYSLWIDGKLELVVDPYQILERFLWRKNATFAISRHYKRFDVLVEAEANKAAGKYDNASIDFQVDFYKNEGLTPYSVAKLPITSDVPEGCVILREHVPISNLFTCLWFNEVDRFTSRDQISFSTVRDKIAAKTNWTVSMFLDCERRNFVVQRYHRAEQERFARQRPPVPNFPPPPPSPPPPVLISSDLPRKMSSGRATPPRRRGRDRRSGQRGHRKANLPVRLPDSA
- a CDS encoding uncharacterized protein (unknown protein; Has 22 Blast hits to 22 proteins in 10 species: Archae - 0; Bacteria - 0; Metazoa - 0; Fungi - 0; Plants - 22; Viruses - 0; Other Eukaryotes - 0 (source: NCBI BLink).) codes for the protein MEKKSQISSTEAVFLGALAPGVNGPTWNTLRFAFLLLGLCLAFMLSVAFTSGQSMLLVHVGFLIVIASTLFILLNWFLAQTGLVQVETQMQELNLLPNDKTK